In bacterium, the genomic stretch TCAGCGATGTACTCTGAGGAAGACCCTGCTGATTCCTCTTCACCGATAGTCTCCAGTGAGATATATCCCGGAATATCATTGCGAGCTGCATGATGCGCGCTGTACGCACCAAGCCAGTCCTTAACCACACTACGATGCTCATCAAAAAGCGAACATTCTTCTAAATCGGTGAATAGCTTGTTAAGAAATGAAATAACTATCGGACTGGAGCGATAACTTTCCTTTAAATCTACGCTCCGCATATGGGGATAGCTCTCTTTTACCTCGCGAAAAAGAGTGGCTACTCCACCACGCCATCCATAAATACCTTGTTTTGGATCTCCAACGATCAAAGCGCTTCGTTCATTATCCGGCGAAGATGCTATCTCATCGGTAAGTTTCGAGAGTACGTGCCACTCACTTCGGGTCGTATCCTGATATTCGTCAATGAGGACATGTGAAATGCGACGATCCAGCCGATAAGCGATATGGAGCATATCAAGAGAACTTACCGTATTCGCCAGTAATATTTTAATATCAGAAAAGCCATAGCAACGACTACGACTCTTTTCGGCTAATAGTGCAGCTTGGTAACTCTCAAGAAAGGAACCAACAAACCTACTATCCTTCAGCATATCCTCGGCCATCCTTTTAGATACGAAACTAAGAGCCTCTCGAAATGCTTCCTCCCAGTCTTTGCGGATCTCGGTTCCAGAAAATTCTGTTTTCCCCTCTAAAAGCGATTTCGCTAATCCACTCTTGATAAACTCACTCCAAGCTTCTTCCTTCAGGGCACTTTTACTTTTGGTCAACATTTTCTTCCAACGCAGGTCTGGAGCACCATTTAATCGTAGGACATCGGGTAACCTATCGAAGCTATCAACGATCTCTTTTACGTTGGTTGCTGAAGACGTAAAGAATTTTGGCTCAAGCTCGTCGAATGACCAATCCCATGCCTCGACAGGTACATGAAGTGAAAGATCGGTGAGGCGTGTAAGTTTTTGGAATATTCTATTAAATACACTTCGCGAAGCATCAGCAGTAGTAATGGTATAGAGCAATTCCCGCCTCTCTTCGGGTGTTTTTTTCTGCAGGACATCCTGCAAAACCATCTGCTCCAACTGCTGCATATGGTACTGCGAGGGAATATCCCACGTATCTGGAAGCTCAATCTCTGATGAAAATAATCGGGCAAATTTTTGTGCGAAACTATCGAGTGTTTCTATAGGCAAAGACGAAATCTGCTCTAAGAGCGTGGTGAGCAGCTCTCCAGCTTTCACAGAATCAAAGGTTGGCACTTCAATAAAAGAAGCTACTGATTGTGCGGCAGTTTCATCTTCTGCACACTCAATAAGAAGGGAAACTATTCTTTGAAATATTTCATCTGCAGCCTTTCGACTAAACGTTGTAGCAAGGATACCATCAGGCCGCGCTCCCCTTGCTAATAAAGAAACATATCTTCGGACGAGTTGATAGGTCTTACCCGATCCAGCACTCGCCTGAAACATTATGAGAGGCTCAAAACTCACGATCCCTCCTCTCTGCCGTCGGAATATTCTAAAAGCGCTGAGTGCTGATCAGGCTCTATTAGCTCAGAGAAGTCATCGAACCTACTTTCGAGAATATTCGGAGGCCAAAACTCGCCGCGAATTACATTCTGTGCTACCTGTTGAGCTGCCCCTTGGGCCTCTTTTAGCTGACTCTCTGACCAAGAGGCAATCAACACCGCACTTTTACTTACGTTAGCGGGTAAAACAAAATAGCCGAGCTCAATATCTCCCTTAAATTTTAAGGCTCGCATTGCAAACTCATACAATGGAAGCTGAAGATCGCACCATTCTTCGTCTATCTGATGTGTTTTCTCTGGAGCAAATGGATTCATGGAGGTCTTGTAGTCAAGTGCAACCCACTTCTTGAGCTCAGGATGAAAGTCAATTCTGTCGATCTGGCCCCTAAGACCCATTGCTCCAGCGGATGTCTGGAGACCAACTTTCTTCTCATAGAATGGAAGCTCAACATGAACAATTTGCCAGCCATCTCTCCTCCAGGCTGCTTGCACTCGCGCAAATCCAGTCAGCCTCTCCTCAAGCTGTAGGCACTGAACCTCAACAGCTGGTTTGATTGCTGAACCTAATGCTTTGTGCCGCACGCGCTCTAATTCGATGAGTAAAAAATCTAATATCTCCTCTTGATTGGAAGAATCCTTGACTGACGAGTTCCCAAAGTTAGCCACTATATTGTGAAACAGGGTGCCAAACTGCATAGCACTGAGCTCCTCCTGAATCGGATCAAATGCTCGCAATCTCAGGATATGCTTGAGATAAAATCGGAATGGGCATAGGAGATAGTCACGAAATGATGTGACGGACATCGCTTCGACTTCTCTTGTCTCGATCTGCATGAAGTTTTCTAAAAACCATCCAGCTGTGTCACCAAATCCCTCACCGTAACTCATCAATCTCGCGTGTTCAGGAACCTCGACTAATGACTTTTTCGCATTACACAGCTTCGTCTCCAATGCACCACCAAAAAAAAGACGCGACGGGCGATAGTAATCTCCATTGATACTCATTTTCGGAAATATGAAGGTTACTCGCTGCTTCGAGTGCTGCGCATGAAGAGCATATACATAGTCTCTAACAAATTGTCGCTCTTTCGTCTCCATTTTGAGCAAGCCCTGCAACGCTTCTGGAAGCCACGCTCCTTCTCGCTCGCCTGCCGGGAGTACTTTGTCATGACATCCCAAAACAAGAAGGTGCTCTGCATCATCAAAAAGCGTCTCCAACCAACCGACTAGCTCAATTTCCGAGTCGCGCGGCCCTTGAGCTGCAGGCTCTTGTCCAGCTCCAAGCCGAAGTGCTAAATCAGCAAGGTATGAGAAATATTCTTCTGGCCGCCGGACCAAGCGGAGTTGGCGCTCAAATTCAGATTCAAGCCCCATGAGAACCTCTGAAAAGACCCCTTGTTCTGCTATATGATGCTGTAAAGTTGCCATCACATGCTTTTCGAGGGTCTCTATAAAATATTGTGGTGACATCTCCTCACTAAATACTTCTAAAAACACATCGACATGTCTCAACTCGTCCATATCAGCTGATACATCACCAGGGAATTGATTACTGTTAAGGGGGAAAATTCGTGAAAGACATCTTTCCGTTATAATACGCTCGAGATGCAAAAAAGACTCTGTCGTGTTCTCTTCTAAAAGAAGATACGCAGACCATTTAGATTTCAAAAGCGTCACGGCGGTCTGTGCCAAAGGGTTTTCAAGAAATAGAGATGCCGCTTTGAACCAGAGAGAGAGAGAACGATACTCCCCACCACACCTGGCAAATGTATGATGGGAAATATTATATGCTTCAAGGCTCTGTCGAACCAAGGGTTCATGTTGCTCATCAGCAAAACTCACGGTGATATCCTGTGGATGAATCCCATTGCTGAGAGCCTCTTGTAATACGTCAACAGTTATGGCTGCTTCCGATTCGCAGTCTGCAACACTACGCATAGCACCTTCTACGAGCCCCTCTTGCGCATGTACATCGGTCCAGTATTCTGGAATCAACGCGCCAGCCTCATTAACA encodes the following:
- a CDS encoding PD-(D/E)XK nuclease family protein codes for the protein MSDALIKRHFLGWNQHFLHLVASWLSEDAENPFWLQDYVCALPGKRASRRLNEILTMRAAEHGTALVPPEYLSIGLLPEYIAGEKGHYLSNREVEFIWEEVLLEGEEQDFGWLTGVKDIRTAARQLTALWEKLGQAGYTFSGAAEIIQQRMAELTFYEERWEQLVALEHLFAQKILDYGLRERSLQRQSALLKSFASDGKKLVIIGALDLSLVHQTFLQRAPCETHLLIPLPEQHAGGVNEAGALIPEYWTDVHAQEGLVEGAMRSVADCESEAAITVDVLQEALSNGIHPQDITVSFADEQHEPLVRQSLEAYNISHHTFARCGGEYRSLSLWFKAASLFLENPLAQTAVTLLKSKWSAYLLLEENTTESFLHLERIITERCLSRIFPLNSNQFPGDVSADMDELRHVDVFLEVFSEEMSPQYFIETLEKHVMATLQHHIAEQGVFSEVLMGLESEFERQLRLVRRPEEYFSYLADLALRLGAGQEPAAQGPRDSEIELVGWLETLFDDAEHLLVLGCHDKVLPAGEREGAWLPEALQGLLKMETKERQFVRDYVYALHAQHSKQRVTFIFPKMSINGDYYRPSRLFFGGALETKLCNAKKSLVEVPEHARLMSYGEGFGDTAGWFLENFMQIETREVEAMSVTSFRDYLLCPFRFYLKHILRLRAFDPIQEELSAMQFGTLFHNIVANFGNSSVKDSSNQEEILDFLLIELERVRHKALGSAIKPAVEVQCLQLEERLTGFARVQAAWRRDGWQIVHVELPFYEKKVGLQTSAGAMGLRGQIDRIDFHPELKKWVALDYKTSMNPFAPEKTHQIDEEWCDLQLPLYEFAMRALKFKGDIELGYFVLPANVSKSAVLIASWSESQLKEAQGAAQQVAQNVIRGEFWPPNILESRFDDFSELIEPDQHSALLEYSDGREEGS